CCCGGCTTCGGCAGCCCTGACGAGACCGGGCCCAACACCGGCTCCGGCGACCGCTTCGTGGAGATCTGGAACCTGGTCTTCACCCAGTTCAACCGCTCGGGTCCCATCCCCGGCGAGGGGGTGCTCGAGCCCCTGCCCCAGAAGAACATCGACACCGGCATGGGCCTCTACCGGGTGGCGGCGATCCTGCAGGACGTGGAGGACTTTTACGCCACCGACACCTTCAAGCCGCTCATCGACCGCGTGGCCGAGCGCTCGGGCGTGCCCTACAAGGGCGCGGTGAGCGTGAGCCACCGCGTCATCGCCGACCACGTGCGCGCCGTGGTCGCTGCGCTCTCCGACGGCGCCACCTTCTCCAACACCGGGCGCGGCTACGTGATCCGCAGGCTGCTGAGGCGCGCGGTGCGCCACGGCTACCTGCTGGGCATCAAGGAGCCCTTCCTGCACGAGCTGGCCCCGCTCGTCGCCGAGCTGCTGGGTGACTACTACCCGGAGATGCGCGAGCAGCTGGCGAGCACCCGCGCGGCCATCCGCGCCGAGGAGGCGCGCTTCCTCGAAACCCTGGAGGCGGGCATCCGCCGGCTCGAGGCGCTGCTCGCCCGGCTGGGCGAGGGCGACGTGCTGCCGGGCGAGGAGGCCTTCAAACTGCACGACACCTACGGCTTCCCCCTCGACCTCACCGAGGAGATCGCCGCCGAGCGCGGCGTGCGCGTCGACCGCGAGGGCTTCGAGCGCGCCATGCGCGAGCAGGTCGAGCGCGCCCGCGCCGCCAGCGCCTTCAGCGGCGACGTCTTTGCCGCCGCGGCTCCGGCGCTCGAGCGCGTCTTCGAAGACCACGGCGCCACCGAGTTCACCGGTTACGAGCGCCTCGAGGACGAGGGCAAGGTGCTCCTCATCCTCCAGGGCGAGGCCGAGCTCGACCGCCTCGAGGCCGGTCAGGGCGGCCAGGTGGTGCTCGACCGCACCCCCTTCTACGCCGAGGGCGGCGGCCAGGTGGGCGACTCCGGCTACCTCGAGTGGCCCGGGGGGCGGGCGCGGGTCGTGACCACCAAGAAGAGCAAGCAGGGCCTGCACCTGCACGAGGTCGAGGTCGAGGAGGGGGCGCTCGCCGTCGGCGCCGCGGTGCGGGCCGTCGTCGATCCCGAGCGCCGCTGCACCGAGAAGAACCACACGGCCACCCACCTGCTGCACGCGGCGCTGCGGGCGGTGCTGGGGCCGCAGGTACGCCAGGCGGGCAGCCTGGTCGCCCCCGACCGGTTGCGCTTCGACTTCACCCACGCCGCCGCCCTCACGGCCGAGGAGGTCCGCAAGGTCGAGCTCTTGGTCAACCGCTGGGTCCAGGCCGACTTCCCGGTGAGCTGGACCTTCATGCCCCTGGAAGAGGCCAAGAAGGCCGGGGCGATGGCGCTGTTCGGCGAGAAGTACGCCGACACCGTACGCGTCGTCAAGGTGGAGGGCAGCCCCGACACCAGCGGCCTGCTCGAGGCGGAGGTGCGTTCGATGGAGCTCTGCGGCGGCTGCCACGTGCGCCGCACCGGCGAGATCGGCTACTTCGTGGTCACCGCCGAGGAGTCGGTTTCCGCGGGGGTGCGCCGCATCGAGGCGCTGACGGGCGAGGCGGCGGTGCGCTACGCGCGCGACCTGCTCGACCGCGACGCGGCGCTGGCGCGGGCGCTGGGCACCAGCCTCGAGGGGCT
The DNA window shown above is from Oceanithermus desulfurans and carries:
- the alaS gene encoding alanine--tRNA ligase → MTTAEIREKYLRFFEEKGHLRLPPFSLIPEDDPTLLFIVAGMAPLKPYFMGARPVFPGHEGEHRRVVTCQKCLRVGDIENVGRTARHNTFFEMLGNFSFGDYFKKEAIAWAWEFVTDPKWLGLDPERLYVTVYKDDDEAYAIWRDEVGVPEERISRWDEDENFWPANAISEGPNGPCGPCSEIFYDRGPGFGSPDETGPNTGSGDRFVEIWNLVFTQFNRSGPIPGEGVLEPLPQKNIDTGMGLYRVAAILQDVEDFYATDTFKPLIDRVAERSGVPYKGAVSVSHRVIADHVRAVVAALSDGATFSNTGRGYVIRRLLRRAVRHGYLLGIKEPFLHELAPLVAELLGDYYPEMREQLASTRAAIRAEEARFLETLEAGIRRLEALLARLGEGDVLPGEEAFKLHDTYGFPLDLTEEIAAERGVRVDREGFERAMREQVERARAASAFSGDVFAAAAPALERVFEDHGATEFTGYERLEDEGKVLLILQGEAELDRLEAGQGGQVVLDRTPFYAEGGGQVGDSGYLEWPGGRARVVTTKKSKQGLHLHEVEVEEGALAVGAAVRAVVDPERRCTEKNHTATHLLHAALRAVLGPQVRQAGSLVAPDRLRFDFTHAAALTAEEVRKVELLVNRWVQADFPVSWTFMPLEEAKKAGAMALFGEKYADTVRVVKVEGSPDTSGLLEAEVRSMELCGGCHVRRTGEIGYFVVTAEESVSAGVRRIEALTGEAAVRYARDLLDRDAALARALGTSLEGLPQRIEKLQQELKQLRRENEKLAADLARAQLGGGGAPAVREAGNWRYVAAAFAGLDVPSLRQVADEILERYGVDLVVVGAGGALIVKVSPDAVGRGLAAGQVIRALAERTGGRGGGKPHLAQGGGFDVDRALAALDEVLAGL